The Tissierellales bacterium genome contains a region encoding:
- a CDS encoding transporter substrate-binding domain-containing protein has protein sequence MYKKIFMLLCVVLFLSLWIGNEYVKMHYNLSLIEYLKDDSELSQDEINWLNKEDVLIYGANYKSPPLRSINEKTGQYEGLVVDYIRQLSLELGLNIQSKPLIWHDSLTQLAEGKTDFCDMYISEERSKNFDFSLPVYYQRGVIVVAKNTTEVTSYKDLDGKKIAAVKGDYAFEFVDLESLNVSKLECKDLKEAIEALSAGKVDAVLGDESVINYYMIQMNLSSDYIILDDALYERPAVFGVKKGNDKLLSILNKGIRRLNQKGSLDKIYEKWFGITPLITKDKSQEKYILITKSLIAFILFLGISFYVLNIELKREVVKRTRELSISKNELQTTFDGLTYLMVVIDRNCIVKEANTALCKQIRYPKEKVINHHCTSINGILGTDCSNCLMKQSFEENRQLSKEIEYENRTYKVTTFLLETFPNLVDRVLVMIEDITDSKIKDQIMLQSSKMAAIGQLASGVAHEIRNPLGLIRNHCYLMKNSLDEPDELSDSISSIESSVNRANKIITNLLDFSRLTGNEIQSVNIYNFLEELSVLNSKNFAKKRINFSIDFDKNLILDLNTESLKHILINLIENATDAIKIDGNINISGYYKDDILTMQVSDDGVGMDENTISNVFNPFFTTKGPQQGTGLGLYITYTELEKMGGRISVESKLNEGTTFTLAIPSHKEDINHDKKL, from the coding sequence ATGTATAAAAAAATATTTATGTTACTCTGCGTTGTGCTTTTTTTGAGTCTTTGGATTGGAAATGAGTACGTTAAAATGCACTATAATCTTTCTCTAATAGAATATTTAAAAGACGACTCTGAACTTAGTCAAGATGAGATTAATTGGCTAAATAAAGAAGATGTATTGATTTATGGAGCTAATTACAAGTCTCCACCCCTAAGATCTATAAATGAAAAAACTGGGCAATATGAAGGTCTAGTAGTTGATTATATAAGACAGCTCTCACTAGAATTGGGTTTAAATATTCAGTCTAAGCCTCTTATATGGCATGATTCTCTAACTCAATTAGCTGAAGGAAAAACTGACTTTTGTGATATGTATATATCTGAAGAACGAAGTAAGAATTTTGATTTTTCACTCCCCGTTTACTATCAACGCGGAGTTATTGTCGTGGCTAAAAATACAACTGAAGTAACATCGTATAAAGATTTAGATGGCAAAAAAATAGCTGCAGTTAAAGGTGATTACGCTTTCGAATTTGTAGATCTTGAATCATTAAATGTATCAAAATTAGAGTGTAAAGATTTAAAAGAGGCCATCGAAGCGCTCTCAGCAGGAAAAGTCGATGCTGTTTTAGGTGATGAATCTGTTATAAATTACTATATGATTCAAATGAATCTCAGCTCTGATTACATAATACTTGACGATGCTCTTTATGAACGACCTGCAGTATTCGGTGTAAAAAAAGGAAACGATAAATTATTAAGTATTTTAAATAAGGGTATTCGAAGATTGAATCAAAAGGGCTCTTTAGACAAAATTTACGAAAAGTGGTTTGGAATAACTCCACTTATAACAAAAGATAAGAGTCAAGAAAAATATATACTTATAACAAAGTCATTAATTGCATTTATATTGTTTCTAGGCATTAGTTTTTACGTGCTAAACATAGAACTAAAAAGAGAAGTTGTAAAGAGGACTAGAGAACTTTCTATATCAAAAAATGAGCTACAAACAACATTTGATGGTTTGACATACCTCATGGTTGTTATAGATAGAAATTGTATTGTAAAAGAAGCAAACACCGCTCTCTGTAAACAAATACGGTATCCGAAGGAAAAAGTTATCAATCATCATTGCACTTCCATAAATGGTATTTTAGGCACGGATTGTTCTAATTGTCTCATGAAACAATCTTTTGAAGAAAACCGACAATTGTCTAAGGAAATAGAATATGAAAATAGAACTTATAAAGTAACTACATTTTTGTTAGAGACATTTCCAAATCTAGTAGATAGGGTATTGGTAATGATAGAAGACATCACCGATTCTAAGATAAAAGATCAAATCATGCTGCAATCTAGTAAAATGGCTGCCATAGGTCAGCTTGCTTCTGGTGTTGCACATGAGATTCGAAATCCACTTGGACTTATACGAAATCATTGCTACCTTATGAAAAATAGTTTAGATGAACCAGATGAACTGAGCGATTCTATATCGTCTATAGAATCCTCTGTAAATAGAGCAAATAAAATAATAACCAATTTGCTTGATTTTTCAAGATTGACTGGAAATGAAATTCAATCTGTAAATATTTATAATTTTTTAGAAGAACTTTCGGTTCTAAATTCAAAGAACTTTGCTAAAAAGAGAATTAATTTTTCTATTGATTTCGATAAAAATCTAATTCTCGATTTAAATACAGAATCTCTAAAGCATATTTTAATCAATCTAATAGAAAATGCTACTGATGCTATAAAAATTGATGGCAATATAAATATAAGTGGTTACTATAAAGACGATATACTAACTATGCAAGTCTCTGATGATGGTGTAGGCATGGATGAAAACACTATATCAAATGTTTTTAATCCTTTCTTTACAACAAAGGGCCCTCAACAAGGAACTGGTCTTGGACTGTACATCACCTACACAGAACTTGAAAAAATGGGTGGTAGAATATCTGTCGAAAGCAAATTAAATGAAGGAACCACATTTACTCTAGCAATTCCTAGTCATAAGGAGGATATAAACCATGACAAAAAACTTTAG
- a CDS encoding sigma-54 dependent transcriptional regulator, whose amino-acid sequence MTKNFSVLIVDDEAAYRSVLSKILSKNGYSSQTAESGKDALDMLKKQHFDLVLTDLIMGGMTGMELLETIKSEFTKTEVIMITGHGTIKNAVEAIKKGAFSYFIKGNDPEELLLEIRKISKLITLSNENLGLKSSNSDDILLSSKNKAFSKLLATAKKAAQSDANILLLGESGVGKEVFAHYIHQASLRKDMAFVPVNCHAFQDTLLESELFGHKKGAFTGANEDRIGRFESSDGGTLFLDEIADTPLSTQVKLLRSIETHQIERLGSNQIINVNFRLIAATNRDIKEMTLNGDFREDFYYRISTITLEIPPLREHREDLPDLIDLFISRYSDATKKKIKGMEANVKKLLLSYSYPGNIRELKNIIERLVVLSDDGFLKYEDLPLLDLESHA is encoded by the coding sequence ATGACAAAAAACTTTAGCGTTTTAATAGTTGATGATGAAGCTGCTTATAGAAGCGTTTTATCTAAAATACTTTCTAAAAATGGCTATAGCTCACAAACTGCCGAAAGTGGGAAAGACGCACTAGATATGCTTAAAAAACAGCACTTTGATTTAGTTTTAACTGACTTAATAATGGGTGGTATGACCGGTATGGAGCTTTTAGAAACTATAAAAAGTGAATTTACAAAAACCGAAGTCATAATGATAACCGGTCACGGTACTATAAAAAATGCTGTAGAGGCTATAAAAAAGGGAGCTTTTTCTTATTTCATAAAGGGAAATGATCCCGAGGAACTTTTGCTTGAGATACGTAAAATTTCAAAGCTTATTACGCTTTCTAACGAAAATTTAGGTCTGAAATCTAGTAATTCTGACGATATACTCTTAAGTTCTAAAAACAAAGCTTTTTCAAAGTTATTAGCAACTGCTAAAAAAGCTGCACAGAGCGATGCAAACATACTTCTTCTAGGTGAATCTGGAGTAGGTAAAGAAGTGTTTGCGCATTACATACATCAAGCTAGTTTGCGCAAAGATATGGCATTCGTGCCAGTCAATTGCCATGCTTTTCAAGATACTTTATTGGAGTCAGAATTGTTCGGACACAAAAAAGGAGCTTTCACTGGGGCAAATGAGGACAGAATCGGCAGATTCGAGAGTTCTGATGGTGGAACACTATTTTTAGATGAAATTGCTGATACTCCTCTTTCTACTCAAGTAAAATTACTTAGGTCTATCGAAACTCATCAAATCGAGCGTTTAGGCTCTAATCAGATTATAAATGTCAACTTTAGACTAATAGCCGCAACAAATAGAGATATAAAAGAAATGACTTTAAATGGAGATTTTAGAGAAGATTTCTATTATAGAATAAGCACCATAACATTGGAGATACCTCCTTTAAGAGAGCACCGTGAGGATTTACCTGACTTAATTGATTTGTTCATATCTAGATATTCAGATGCTACTAAGAAAAAAATCAAAGGTATGGAAGCTAACGTCAAAAAACTTCTACTCAGTTATAGTTATCCTGGTAATATACGTGAACTTAAAAACATAATAGAACGATTAGTTGTTCTTTCAGATGATGGTTTTCTAAAATATGAAGATTTACCTCTTTTGGACTTAGAGTCTCATGCA